Proteins from a single region of Pseudomonas sp. BSw22131:
- a CDS encoding cation:proton antiporter has protein sequence MHAISFIQDLAVIMLVAGVVTVLFHRLKQPVVLGYIVAGFIIGPHTPPVGLIHDEDTIKTLAELGVIFLMFCLGLEFSLRKLFKVGATAFIAAFLEITLMIWIGYEIGQFFGWKTMDSLFLGAILAISSTTIIVKALNDLKMKNQRFAQLIFGVLIVEDILGIGIIALLSGIAVSGTVSSGEVFSTVGKLSLFMIVALVIGILLVPRLLAYVATFESNEMLLVTVLGLCFGFCLLVVKLEYSMVLGAFLIGAIMAESRQLVKIERLIEPIRDMFSAIFFVAIGLMIDPAILLDYAWPIAVITVAVVLGKILSCGIGAFIAGNDGKTSLRVGMGLSQIGEFSFIIAALGMTLQVTSDFLYPVAVAVSAITTLLTPYLIRSADPLSHKLGSVMPARVARVFGMYGEWLRSIQPQGQSALLAAMIRKILLQVGVNLALVVAIFFCGAYFAERIGDYLSPWVSQTSQQKAWIWGAALLLSLPFLIAAYRKLKALSMLLAEMGVKPEMAGRHTARVRRVIAEVIPLLSLLVIFLLLAALSTSILPTSELLILVVVVAAIVAAVLWRWFIRVHTRMQIALLETLGNHQEPSDH, from the coding sequence ATGCATGCCATCAGCTTTATTCAGGATTTGGCGGTCATCATGCTGGTGGCGGGCGTAGTCACCGTTTTGTTCCATCGCTTGAAGCAGCCGGTGGTGCTCGGTTACATCGTTGCAGGCTTTATCATCGGCCCGCACACGCCGCCTGTGGGGCTGATTCACGACGAGGATACGATCAAAACGCTCGCCGAGCTGGGTGTGATTTTTCTGATGTTCTGCCTGGGGCTCGAGTTCAGTTTGCGCAAGCTGTTCAAAGTTGGCGCAACGGCGTTCATCGCAGCGTTTCTGGAAATCACCCTGATGATCTGGATCGGCTATGAAATTGGCCAGTTCTTCGGCTGGAAGACCATGGACTCGCTGTTCCTGGGTGCGATCCTGGCGATTTCTTCCACCACGATCATCGTAAAAGCCCTCAATGACCTGAAGATGAAAAACCAGCGTTTCGCCCAACTGATCTTTGGCGTACTGATCGTTGAGGACATCCTGGGCATCGGCATCATCGCGCTGCTGTCCGGCATTGCCGTCAGCGGCACGGTGAGCTCGGGCGAGGTGTTTTCGACGGTCGGCAAGCTCTCGTTGTTCATGATCGTGGCGTTGGTGATCGGCATTCTGCTGGTGCCCCGTTTGCTGGCATACGTCGCAACCTTTGAAAGCAACGAGATGCTGCTGGTGACAGTGTTGGGTCTGTGTTTTGGCTTTTGTCTGCTGGTGGTCAAGCTTGAGTACAGCATGGTGCTGGGTGCGTTTCTGATCGGCGCGATCATGGCCGAGTCCCGACAGCTAGTGAAGATCGAGCGTCTGATCGAGCCGATCCGCGATATGTTCAGCGCCATTTTCTTCGTCGCCATCGGCTTGATGATCGACCCCGCGATTCTGCTCGATTACGCGTGGCCAATCGCGGTGATCACCGTTGCCGTCGTGCTCGGTAAGATCCTGTCTTGCGGGATCGGCGCTTTTATCGCTGGCAATGACGGCAAAACCTCACTGCGTGTCGGCATGGGTCTGTCTCAGATTGGAGAGTTTTCCTTCATCATCGCCGCGCTGGGGATGACGCTGCAGGTCACCAGTGATTTCCTGTACCCGGTGGCAGTCGCGGTTTCGGCGATCACCACACTGCTCACGCCGTATCTGATTCGCTCGGCCGATCCGTTGTCCCACAAACTGGGCAGTGTGATGCCAGCCAGGGTGGCCCGGGTTTTTGGAATGTACGGCGAGTGGCTGCGCAGCATTCAGCCGCAGGGACAAAGCGCATTGCTGGCGGCGATGATCCGCAAGATTTTGCTGCAGGTCGGCGTCAATCTGGCTCTGGTGGTGGCGATCTTCTTTTGTGGCGCCTATTTTGCCGAGCGTATTGGCGACTATCTGAGCCCATGGGTCAGCCAAACCAGTCAGCAAAAAGCCTGGATATGGGGTGCTGCCTTGCTGTTGTCACTGCCATTCCTGATCGCGGCTTATCGCAAGCTCAAGGCGTTGTCGATGCTGCTGGCGGAAATGGGCGTAAAGCCGGAAATGGCAGGACGCCACACGGCGCGTGTTCGACGGGTGATCGCCGAGGTAATCCCGCTGTTATCGCTGTTAGTGATTTTCTTGCTGCTGGCGGCGCTGTCGACGAGCATTCTGCCGACCAGTGAGCTGCTGATACTGGTCGTGGTAGTCGCCGCTATCGTGGCCGCCGTGTTGTGGCGCTGGTTTATCCGTGTACATACGCGTATGCAGATTGCCCTGCTGGAGACGCTCGGCAATCATCAGGAGCCTTCGGATCATTGA
- a CDS encoding Tim44 domain-containing protein produces the protein MQRFLSIALALVIGLTMSLEANAARFGGGKSMGSAPSHQSRQSAPTTPSAAPNAAGAPAAAAGGASRWLGPLAGIAAGGLLASMFMGGGFQGMQFFDILIMAVIAFLIFRFIAARRRKQQPQVAPAGHAPLQREAFEQKPVQSNSMFGGSAAASARPVIQAPAWFNQESFLSAARSHFQSLQQHWDANEMDKIAEFVTPQMLQFLKKERADLGDGFQSTFIDNLNVQLDGVDDRAEKTIATLTFSGTSKTSRFDQGEAFSESWNMERAAGENQPWLVAGIRQNG, from the coding sequence ATGCAACGTTTTCTAAGCATCGCTTTGGCGCTGGTCATCGGGCTCACCATGAGCCTTGAAGCCAATGCCGCGCGCTTTGGTGGTGGCAAGAGCATGGGCTCGGCGCCAAGCCATCAGTCGCGTCAGTCAGCCCCCACCACTCCATCAGCCGCACCTAACGCCGCCGGCGCTCCAGCCGCTGCCGCAGGTGGTGCATCTCGCTGGCTCGGCCCGTTGGCCGGTATCGCGGCAGGCGGCCTGTTAGCCTCTATGTTCATGGGCGGCGGTTTCCAGGGGATGCAGTTCTTTGACATCCTGATCATGGCGGTCATTGCCTTCCTGATCTTCCGCTTCATCGCTGCACGTCGTCGCAAGCAGCAGCCGCAGGTTGCGCCTGCTGGTCATGCGCCACTTCAGCGCGAAGCCTTTGAACAGAAGCCTGTGCAAAGCAACTCCATGTTCGGTGGTTCGGCAGCCGCATCGGCCCGTCCGGTAATCCAGGCGCCTGCATGGTTCAACCAAGAGAGCTTTCTTTCGGCCGCACGCTCGCACTTCCAGTCGCTGCAACAGCACTGGGACGCGAACGAAATGGACAAGATCGCTGAGTTCGTGACCCCGCAAATGCTGCAGTTCCTGAAAAAAGAACGCGCAGACCTGGGTGATGGCTTCCAGTCCACTTTCATCGACAACCTGAACGTTCAACTGGACGGCGTCGATGATCGCGCTGAAAAGACTATCGCGACTCTGACCTTCTCCGGCACCTCGAAGACTTCGCGCTTTGACCAAGGTGAAGCATTCAGCGAAAGCTGGAACATGGAACGTGCTGCGGGCGAGAACCAGCCTTGGCTGGTCGCCGGTATCCGTCAGAACGGCTGA
- a CDS encoding NADH:ubiquinone oxidoreductase gives MRAIWLPTRLALTVLAMMSSDVRAEACLVHSQSDRIEVQVCQENISIPPNLFHDGFCQPQLKDQKVEVTFSEQCPAGSFGQCSNAQVANMPYRQNIHYYGVATDAAFLKPFCEQQSKGVWKP, from the coding sequence ATGCGAGCAATCTGGCTGCCCACGCGGCTGGCGTTAACGGTGTTGGCGATGATGTCGAGCGACGTCAGGGCCGAGGCCTGTCTGGTGCACAGCCAGTCGGACCGCATTGAAGTGCAGGTTTGCCAGGAAAACATCTCCATCCCGCCAAACCTGTTTCACGACGGCTTCTGCCAACCGCAACTCAAGGATCAAAAAGTCGAGGTCACGTTCTCGGAGCAATGCCCCGCGGGCTCCTTTGGCCAGTGCAGCAACGCGCAGGTCGCCAATATGCCTTATCGCCAGAACATTCACTATTACGGCGTCGCCACTGATGCAGCGTTTCTCAAACCGTTCTGTGAACAGCAAAGCAAAGGCGTCTGGAAACCCTGA
- the zigA gene encoding zinc metallochaperone GTPase ZigA, which produces MNRLPVTVLSGFLGAGKSTLLNHVLRNREQLRVAVIVNDMSEINIDGGAVQRDVSLNRAEEKLVEMSNGCICCTLREDLLEEVGRLARDGRFDYLLIESTGISEPLPVAETFTFRGEDGQSLADVARLDTMVTVVDGMNFLRDYQEADSLASRGETLGEDDERSITDLLIEQVEFADVILVSKIDLISSSERLELMAILQRLNGEAEIIPMVMGEVPLAKILDTGRFDFERAAQAPGWLKELRGEHTPETQAYGIASTAYRARRPFHPERFFNFVNQEWDNGKLLRSKGFFWLASKHQDAGSWSQAGGLMRHGFAGRWWRFVPKAHWPQDAEDTQAIMKNWTEQTGDCRQELVFIGQHMDFKQLTAQLDDCLLTDAELALGVEGWAHLHDPFGDWDQAAA; this is translated from the coding sequence ATGAACCGCCTTCCCGTTACCGTTCTGTCCGGCTTTCTCGGCGCCGGTAAAAGCACGCTGCTCAACCATGTGCTGCGCAACCGAGAGCAATTACGCGTTGCTGTGATCGTCAACGACATGAGCGAAATCAACATCGACGGCGGCGCCGTGCAACGCGACGTCAGCCTGAATCGCGCAGAAGAAAAGCTCGTCGAAATGAGCAACGGCTGTATCTGCTGCACACTGCGTGAAGACCTGCTCGAAGAGGTTGGAAGGCTGGCCAGGGATGGACGCTTCGATTACCTGCTGATCGAGTCCACTGGCATCTCCGAACCTTTGCCAGTGGCCGAAACCTTCACCTTTCGTGGCGAGGATGGTCAAAGCCTGGCTGACGTCGCGCGTCTGGACACGATGGTCACCGTGGTCGATGGCATGAATTTTCTGCGGGACTATCAAGAGGCCGACAGCCTGGCCAGCCGGGGAGAAACCCTGGGTGAGGATGATGAGCGTTCGATAACTGATTTGCTGATCGAGCAGGTCGAGTTCGCTGACGTCATCCTCGTGAGCAAAATCGATCTGATCAGCTCCAGCGAGCGCCTGGAGCTAATGGCGATTCTGCAACGACTCAACGGCGAGGCCGAGATAATCCCGATGGTCATGGGCGAAGTACCGTTGGCAAAAATTCTTGATACCGGTCGATTCGACTTCGAGCGTGCTGCCCAGGCGCCCGGCTGGCTCAAGGAACTGCGCGGCGAGCACACGCCAGAGACCCAAGCGTACGGGATTGCGTCAACCGCCTACCGGGCACGGCGGCCGTTCCACCCTGAGCGCTTCTTCAATTTCGTCAATCAGGAGTGGGACAACGGCAAACTGCTGCGCTCCAAAGGCTTCTTCTGGCTGGCGAGCAAGCACCAGGATGCTGGCAGTTGGTCACAGGCGGGAGGCTTGATGCGTCATGGTTTTGCCGGTCGTTGGTGGCGTTTCGTGCCCAAGGCGCATTGGCCGCAAGACGCTGAAGACACTCAGGCAATCATGAAAAACTGGACAGAACAGACCGGTGATTGCCGTCAGGAGCTAGTATTCATCGGGCAGCACATGGATTTCAAACAACTCACTGCACAGCTGGACGATTGCCTGCTCACCGATGCCGAACTGGCGCTCGGCGTTGAAGGATGGGCCCACCTGCACGACCCATTTGGCGATTGGGATCAAGCCGCTGCCTGA
- a CDS encoding acyl-CoA thioesterase — translation MEPGNAQLSMTVLMTPDMANFSGNVHGGTLLKYLDEVAYACASRYAGRYVVTLSVDQVIFREPIHVGELVTFLASVNYTGNTSMEVGIKVVTENIRERSVRHTNSCFFTMVAVDDQRKPAGVPPLTPETSDGKRRYVQAQQRRQIRQELEKRYQDIKDDPV, via the coding sequence ATGGAACCCGGAAACGCCCAGCTATCGATGACTGTATTGATGACCCCGGACATGGCCAACTTCTCTGGCAATGTGCACGGCGGCACTCTGTTGAAGTACCTCGACGAAGTGGCTTATGCCTGCGCGAGCCGATATGCAGGCCGCTACGTGGTGACTCTGTCGGTTGATCAGGTGATTTTTCGCGAACCGATTCACGTCGGTGAGCTCGTCACTTTTCTGGCCTCGGTGAACTACACCGGCAACACCTCGATGGAAGTCGGCATCAAGGTCGTCACTGAAAACATCCGTGAGCGCTCGGTGCGTCACACCAACAGTTGTTTTTTCACCATGGTGGCCGTGGATGACCAGCGCAAACCCGCCGGTGTCCCGCCACTGACGCCTGAAACCAGTGACGGCAAGCGGCGTTACGTGCAGGCGCAGCAACGCCGGCAGATTCGTCAGGAACTGGAGAAGCGCTACCAGGACATCAAAGACGACCCGGTCTGA
- the uvrD gene encoding DNA helicase II encodes MRDDLSLLLNSLNDAQRQAVAASVGRQLVLAGAGSGKTRVLVHRIAWLIQVENASPHSILSVTFTNKAAAEMRHRIEQLMGINPAGMWVGTFHGLAHRLLRAHWQEAGLSQSFQILDSDDQQRVVKRVIRELGLDEKSWPARQAQWFINGQKDEGLRPKHIQASGDLFLSTMKSIYEAYEAACLRAGVIDFSELLLRALELWRDNPGLLAHYQRRFRHVLVDEFQDTNAVQYAWLRLLAQGGDSLMVVGDDDQSIYGWRGAKIENIHQYSDDFPDTETIRLEQNYRSTASILKAANGLIVNNSGRLGKELWTDVGDGELISLYAAFNEHDEARYVVETIESAIKTGLARSDIAILYRSNAQSRVLEEALLRERIPYRIYGGQRFFERAEIKNAMAYLRLLDGRGNDSALERVINVPPRGIGEKTVEAIREHARHSDVSMWEAMRLLIANKGLTGRAAGALSGFVELIESLAAKVMEMPLHLMTQTVIEQSGLITYHQEEKGEKGQARVENLEELVSAARAFEVSEDEAELTPLAAFLGHASLEAGDTQADEHEDSIQLMTLHSAKGLEFPYVFLVGMEEGLFPHKMSLEEPGRLEEERRLAYVGITRAMQHLVLTYAETRRLYGSETYNKVSRFVREVPANLIQEVRLSNSVTRPFGGSKTMAPSRLFDGEGIPESQFSLGQRVGHSIFGEGVILNFEGSGAQARVQVNFEEGSKWLMLGYAKLEPL; translated from the coding sequence ATGCGCGATGATCTCTCCCTTCTGCTTAATTCCCTCAACGATGCCCAACGTCAGGCCGTAGCTGCCTCCGTGGGCCGTCAGTTGGTCCTGGCCGGCGCTGGTTCCGGCAAAACCCGTGTGCTGGTGCACCGCATCGCCTGGCTGATCCAGGTCGAGAATGCATCACCACACTCGATCCTGTCGGTGACGTTTACCAACAAGGCTGCCGCCGAGATGCGCCATCGCATCGAGCAGTTGATGGGTATCAACCCGGCAGGCATGTGGGTCGGCACCTTCCACGGGCTGGCGCACCGCTTGTTGCGGGCGCACTGGCAGGAGGCCGGGCTCAGCCAGAGCTTCCAGATCCTGGACAGTGACGATCAACAACGCGTGGTCAAGCGGGTGATCCGCGAATTGGGCCTGGACGAAAAGAGCTGGCCCGCGCGTCAGGCCCAGTGGTTCATCAACGGTCAGAAAGACGAAGGCCTGCGGCCCAAGCATATTCAGGCCAGTGGCGATCTGTTTCTGAGCACCATGAAGTCGATCTACGAAGCGTACGAAGCAGCTTGCCTGCGCGCCGGCGTGATCGACTTTTCAGAACTGCTGCTGCGAGCCCTGGAGCTGTGGCGAGACAATCCCGGCCTGCTTGCGCATTATCAACGGCGTTTCCGCCATGTGCTGGTGGACGAGTTTCAGGACACCAACGCCGTGCAGTACGCATGGCTGCGTCTACTCGCCCAGGGCGGCGACAGCCTGATGGTGGTGGGCGACGACGATCAGTCGATCTACGGCTGGCGTGGCGCCAAAATCGAGAATATTCATCAGTATTCCGATGACTTTCCTGACACCGAAACCATCCGCCTGGAGCAGAACTACCGCTCCACCGCCAGCATTCTAAAAGCTGCGAACGGCCTGATCGTGAACAACAGCGGGCGCTTGGGTAAAGAGCTGTGGACCGATGTCGGTGATGGTGAGCTGATCAGCCTTTACGCCGCCTTCAACGAACACGATGAAGCGCGCTACGTGGTCGAGACCATCGAAAGCGCGATCAAAACCGGCCTTGCGCGCAGCGACATCGCCATTCTGTACCGCTCCAACGCCCAATCACGGGTGCTGGAGGAAGCATTGCTGCGCGAGCGCATCCCTTACCGCATCTACGGTGGACAGCGCTTCTTCGAACGCGCCGAGATCAAGAACGCCATGGCGTACCTGCGCCTGCTGGACGGTCGAGGCAACGATTCGGCGCTGGAACGTGTCATTAACGTACCGCCGCGGGGCATCGGCGAAAAAACCGTCGAGGCCATTCGCGAGCACGCACGCCATAGCGACGTGTCGATGTGGGAGGCGATGCGGCTGCTGATTGCTAATAAAGGCCTGACAGGGCGCGCTGCCGGCGCCTTGAGTGGCTTTGTCGAGCTGATCGAAAGTCTCGCAGCAAAAGTCATGGAAATGCCGTTGCACCTGATGACGCAAACCGTTATCGAGCAATCCGGGCTGATTACCTATCACCAGGAAGAAAAAGGCGAGAAAGGCCAGGCCCGAGTAGAAAACCTTGAGGAACTGGTCAGCGCTGCGCGGGCTTTTGAAGTCAGCGAAGACGAGGCGGAGTTGACACCGTTGGCCGCCTTCCTTGGTCACGCTTCGCTGGAAGCGGGCGACACTCAGGCTGACGAGCATGAAGACAGCATTCAGCTAATGACCCTGCACAGCGCCAAAGGTCTGGAATTCCCGTACGTATTCCTGGTGGGCATGGAAGAAGGCCTGTTCCCGCACAAGATGAGCCTTGAGGAACCCGGTCGCCTGGAAGAGGAACGACGTCTGGCGTACGTTGGCATCACCCGTGCGATGCAGCATCTGGTCCTGACGTACGCCGAGACGCGTCGTTTATATGGCAGCGAGACCTACAACAAAGTGTCGCGCTTCGTCCGTGAGGTACCGGCCAACCTGATCCAGGAAGTGCGGCTGTCCAACAGCGTCACCCGGCCTTTCGGCGGCTCGAAGACGATGGCGCCGAGCCGACTGTTTGATGGCGAAGGGATTCCGGAAAGTCAGTTCTCTCTGGGTCAGCGGGTCGGGCACTCGATTTTTGGGGAAGGCGTGATTCTCAACTTCGAAGGCTCCGGCGCTCAGGCACGCGTGCAAGTGAATTTCGAAGAGGGCAGCAAGTGGCTGATGCTGGGATACGCGAAACTGGAGCCTTTATAG
- a CDS encoding glutamine synthetase → MPRAFAFFSGWVLLLAVTPVLAAPPSIRPELALCTRSVSLLACQDDYGNSYSVAMAGTTLFMRGYEASSHRRWAQTNSRYGQLTFFTGVASDGEVWAGWVRKVGWTSVTRISSSSGIHSKVICDRLTGCR, encoded by the coding sequence ATGCCTCGCGCTTTTGCCTTTTTCAGTGGTTGGGTGCTGCTGCTTGCAGTTACACCGGTGCTAGCGGCGCCACCTTCGATCCGTCCGGAGCTAGCGCTGTGCACGCGCAGCGTTTCGCTACTGGCTTGTCAGGATGACTATGGCAACAGCTACAGCGTCGCAATGGCCGGCACGACGCTGTTTATGCGCGGCTACGAAGCGTCGAGCCATCGACGCTGGGCGCAAACCAACAGCCGATACGGGCAACTGACATTTTTTACCGGCGTAGCCTCAGACGGCGAGGTCTGGGCGGGATGGGTGCGCAAAGTCGGCTGGACGTCCGTTACGCGGATATCCAGTTCGAGTGGCATCCACAGTAAAGTCATTTGCGACCGATTGACGGGGTGTCGCTAG
- a CDS encoding SMI1/KNR4 family protein encodes MEEVIEQLREANEPVPVPLELPDEDQLVEIEEQLFINIPFVFKEFLLTVSDVVYGSLEPVTVTDPGSHTYMPEVAATAWDIGVPRELIPICQDGEDYYCVEEDGTVVLWSGEEELVNEESWESVWHWARDVWLES; translated from the coding sequence GTGGAAGAAGTCATCGAGCAACTCCGTGAAGCAAACGAGCCAGTTCCAGTTCCTCTGGAGCTGCCGGATGAAGACCAACTGGTCGAAATCGAAGAACAGCTGTTCATCAATATTCCTTTCGTGTTCAAGGAGTTCTTGCTCACTGTCAGCGACGTGGTCTACGGCAGCCTTGAGCCCGTTACAGTCACCGATCCAGGCTCACACACCTACATGCCTGAAGTGGCTGCAACAGCCTGGGACATCGGCGTACCGCGCGAGCTGATCCCGATCTGTCAGGACGGCGAAGACTACTACTGCGTAGAGGAAGACGGCACCGTCGTGCTTTGGTCGGGCGAAGAAGAACTCGTCAACGAAGAGAGCTGGGAGTCCGTTTGGCACTGGGCGCGGGATGTCTGGCTGGAAAGTTGA
- a CDS encoding CobW family GTP-binding protein gives MLQNIPTHVIAGPLGAGKTSLIKHLLSQKPPGERWAILINEFGQIGLDAALLTTAADGIALGEVAGGCLCCVNGAPFQIGLGRLLRKARPDRLFIEPSGLGHPLQLIEQLKQAPWLGVLSLQPSVMVLDASALASGQPLPVAQQEALQQTGLMVLNKSASLTKDERESVTHSLPDCARAWTDQGKLLLNLLPGIEAHANAAVDKFEVPKTLAQMPAVWSRPELPICLSQQRPEGWSIGWRWHPDQRFSSTKVQRWLEGLDWRRAKWVIHSETGWVSGNALDGEESEWSASEWRRDSRLELIFALPQDEASLRAGLAGCVIQDHGPR, from the coding sequence ATGCTGCAGAACATCCCCACTCATGTGATTGCCGGCCCTCTGGGTGCTGGCAAGACCAGCCTGATCAAACACCTTCTTTCTCAGAAACCCCCAGGCGAACGCTGGGCGATCCTGATCAACGAATTCGGGCAGATCGGTCTCGACGCCGCGCTCCTGACCACGGCTGCGGATGGTATCGCACTTGGTGAAGTGGCTGGAGGGTGCCTGTGTTGCGTCAACGGCGCGCCGTTCCAGATCGGTCTGGGGCGCCTCTTGCGCAAAGCGCGGCCGGACAGGTTGTTCATCGAACCGTCCGGGCTGGGCCACCCGTTGCAGTTGATCGAGCAACTGAAACAGGCGCCATGGCTCGGCGTTTTGTCACTGCAGCCTAGCGTGATGGTGCTCGATGCCTCCGCACTGGCGTCGGGCCAACCGCTGCCGGTTGCCCAGCAAGAAGCCCTGCAGCAGACGGGCTTGATGGTATTGAACAAGTCCGCAAGCCTTACCAAGGATGAGCGTGAGTCTGTGACGCACTCGTTGCCTGATTGTGCCCGCGCGTGGACAGATCAAGGCAAGCTGCTGCTCAACTTGCTGCCGGGTATCGAAGCGCATGCCAACGCCGCTGTGGATAAGTTTGAGGTGCCCAAGACACTGGCCCAGATGCCAGCAGTCTGGAGCCGTCCAGAACTGCCCATTTGCCTGAGTCAGCAACGGCCCGAAGGTTGGAGTATTGGCTGGCGCTGGCACCCTGATCAGCGATTTTCTTCGACCAAGGTGCAGCGTTGGCTTGAGGGCTTGGATTGGCGACGTGCGAAGTGGGTTATCCACAGCGAAACGGGCTGGGTGTCGGGCAATGCGTTGGACGGCGAAGAATCGGAATGGTCTGCCAGCGAGTGGCGTCGGGATTCACGGCTGGAGCTGATTTTCGCATTGCCGCAAGACGAGGCGTCACTGCGGGCAGGATTGGCGGGGTGCGTGATTCAGGACCACGGCCCCAGGTAG
- a CDS encoding N-acetylmuramoyl-L-alanine amidase: MHRRQMLLNMLLASAALALPFSANATQIRNARLWRSDNKLRLVFDLSGPVQYRTFTLSAPERIIIDFSGSRLEGNFNQLVLENTPIKAIRSGHFGQGDTRIVLDLAKAVPLNSFVLGPEGSQGHRLVLDLGADAPHAPMQMAAAPLVKPSAPEPAPDRRRSKRDIMVVVDAGHGGKDPGAIGAKGEREKDVVLSIAQLLAKRLKREKGFDVRLVRNDDFFVPLRKRVDIAHKYNADMFISVHADAAPRLTASGASVFALSEGGATSATARYMAQRENGVDLIGATSLLNLKDKDPMLAGVILDMSMSATITASLQLGNTILGSLQGITDLHQKRVEQAGFAVLKSPDVPSILVETGFISNARDSQRLVTARHQQAVADGLFEGMKRYFERNPPVGSYVAWRQEQKAAEQGIV, from the coding sequence ATGCATCGACGTCAAATGCTGCTCAACATGCTTCTGGCCAGCGCCGCTTTGGCGCTGCCGTTTAGCGCAAACGCCACGCAGATTCGCAACGCGCGGTTATGGCGCTCGGATAACAAGCTGCGGTTGGTGTTCGATCTAAGTGGGCCGGTGCAGTACAGGACGTTCACCCTGAGCGCACCGGAGCGGATAATCATCGACTTTAGCGGGTCGCGGCTCGAGGGAAACTTCAATCAGCTGGTCCTTGAGAACACGCCCATCAAAGCCATTCGCTCCGGGCATTTTGGTCAAGGGGACACACGCATCGTGCTGGACCTTGCGAAGGCGGTGCCGCTTAACAGTTTTGTGCTTGGCCCGGAAGGTTCCCAAGGCCATCGACTGGTGCTGGACCTTGGCGCTGATGCTCCGCATGCGCCGATGCAAATGGCCGCTGCACCGCTGGTTAAGCCTTCCGCGCCTGAGCCTGCTCCGGACAGAAGGCGGTCAAAGCGCGACATCATGGTGGTCGTCGATGCCGGGCATGGCGGTAAAGACCCCGGTGCGATAGGGGCTAAAGGTGAGCGCGAGAAGGATGTGGTGTTGTCCATCGCGCAACTGCTGGCCAAACGCTTGAAGCGTGAGAAGGGCTTCGATGTGCGCTTGGTGCGCAACGATGACTTCTTCGTGCCGCTGCGAAAGCGCGTGGACATTGCCCATAAATACAACGCCGACATGTTCATCTCGGTACATGCGGACGCTGCACCGCGCCTGACAGCTTCTGGCGCTTCTGTTTTCGCGTTGTCGGAAGGCGGCGCTACGTCGGCCACTGCCCGCTACATGGCGCAACGCGAGAACGGTGTCGACCTGATTGGTGCGACCAGCCTGCTCAATCTCAAGGATAAAGACCCGATGCTTGCAGGCGTTATTCTCGACATGTCCATGAGCGCTACCATCACCGCCAGCTTGCAGTTGGGCAATACCATCCTCGGCAGTTTGCAGGGCATCACCGACCTGCATCAGAAACGCGTCGAGCAAGCCGGTTTTGCGGTGCTCAAATCCCCTGATGTGCCGTCGATCCTGGTCGAAACCGGGTTTATCTCCAACGCCCGCGACAGCCAGCGTCTGGTGACTGCGCGGCATCAACAAGCGGTAGCGGATGGCTTGTTCGAAGGCATGAAGCGTTATTTCGAACGCAATCCGCCAGTGGGTTCGTACGTGGCCTGGCGGCAGGAGCAGAAAGCTGCGGAACAGGGCATCGTGTGA
- a CDS encoding DUF3301 domain-containing protein — translation MLTLGNIFVLMLLLTGIAWLWHSHGLRERALERVKQHCAKLDLELLDGNVALRRITFKRDNEGRRRLARVYNFEFTVTGEQRHPGTITLFGAHTAQIELAPYPFEIKTPPRTAEIIEMNQWRQEHNKWKQ, via the coding sequence ATGCTGACCCTGGGCAATATATTCGTCCTGATGCTGCTGCTGACCGGCATTGCGTGGCTCTGGCACTCCCACGGGTTGCGCGAGCGGGCCCTGGAGCGAGTGAAACAGCATTGCGCCAAGCTCGACCTGGAGCTGCTCGACGGCAACGTGGCGTTGCGCCGCATTACCTTCAAACGTGACAACGAAGGCCGCAGGCGCCTGGCGCGGGTCTATAACTTCGAGTTCACGGTCACTGGCGAGCAGCGCCACCCCGGCACCATTACCCTGTTCGGCGCCCATACCGCGCAAATCGAGTTGGCGCCATACCCCTTCGAAATCAAGACACCGCCGCGCACCGCTGAAATCATCGAAATGAATCAGTGGCGACAAGAGCACAACAAGTGGAAGCAATAG